Part of the Zingiber officinale cultivar Zhangliang chromosome 6A, Zo_v1.1, whole genome shotgun sequence genome, aagctagattggtgggctccattaggatgggtataaaggtgggtataggtgggtataatactttataaataagaggctatgatagggaccgagaggaggaattagttttggtctcccgatgaaattaagcttttcgtgttcgccccgaacacccaacttaatttcatcaataataattcataccactaaagaattattattgaactattgcaccaatcccaaattacgttttgggctccttcttattatgagtatgttaatctctctgtgtataagatgtcgaatgtctactaattaaatgagttattgacaactcactttaattaatttcttagtccaagagtagtaccattcaaccttatcgtcatgtcggactaagtccacctacagggtttaacatgacaatccttatgagctcctcttggggacattatcaacctagattactaggacatagtttccttctataatcaacaacacacactataagaaatattatttcccaacttatcgggcatactgatttatcgaactaaatcacaccctttgataaatcaaagaaataaatattaagtatatgtgcttgttattatattatgattaaaagcacacacttccataataacagcgatattgttcttttatttagtcagtataaaaagaactacctcaaatggtcctgctcaatacactcatagtgtactagtgtaatttatcagtcaagataaactactacttaattacactatgactattctaatggtttgttcctttccatctcagtcatgagctactgtttataatttataaggaattgataacatgatcttctgtgtgtgacacctcacaccatgttatctacaatataaattaattgcacaactacacttagcatataaatgtagatattgaccaatgtgattcttaaatatttaagtaaatgtttatacaaaaagctaggcttttagtatacattctaacaatgagttcctccactataggcagaggctcctcctgAATGGCATGGACGACCCCGTCCTAAGTCCTCTGCGCCTTGCGAGCCTCCACTTTGACCATGTCGATATAGCATCGCCTAGAAACCTGCTGCTCCCCTCTAACTTCCCTGACCCACTCTCCCATGGGGAACTTAATTTTTTGATGGAAAGTGGAAACAGCAACCCGGAACTCGTGCAAAGTAGGTcggcccaggatgacgttgtaagaGGAGGGAGAATCTACCACAATGAAGGTTCTCCTCTTGGTTCTTACTAAGGGTTCACTCCCCAAAGATATGGCTAGCTTGATCTGCCCCATGGGTTTTACCTCGTTATCGGTAAAACCATATAAGGAAGTAGCCACCGGCTGAAGCTCGCTGGCGTCAATCTGCATTTCATCGAAAGCAAACCTGAACAACACATTGACAGAGCTCCCAGTGTCAATAAAGACTCTGGCCACGCGGCTATTGGCAATGACAActttgatgatgagggtgtcatcaTGAGGCAGCTCCAGTCCTTCCAAGTCCTGTGGCCCAAAGCTGATGACAGGACCAGCGGCCTGCTCCCTGCTGCATCCAACAGCATGGATCTCCAGACGGCGTTCATGAGACTTGCGTGCCCTGCCTGAACTCCGTCGGTAGGTCCTCCGGAGATTATGCCTATGTCGTGAATGGCGGTGTTGCCCCGATTTTCGCCTTTCGGGCTTCTCCTGGCTCCCCGGCACGCCTTTGTTGTTACATTCTAGGTCCTCCCTGATCTGCTCGGGGTCTGTTGGCTTATCCCATCGCGTCGCGTCACTCCTCCATCATTCTTTGAACCTGTGGGGCCAACTCGGGGGGTGGCAGGCTCAGCTCGGCGGAGCGATGAGAATCCCGGGCAAATTGGTAACAATCACTGGTGGCGTGCATGtgggaccgatgatatgtgcaatagcGCGGTCCCCAAGGTCCAGGTCGGCGAGCATGAACTGTAGCTACCCGTAGGCCCGACCGAACATCCTGACCTGGGTGGAAGGTAGGTCTGGCTTCACGAGCACGTGGGAGAGGTTGAGCAGGCGGTTGAGGTACTCTTCTCTCAATCTTGTTTACAGGAGGAGGTTTGTATGTCTTCCTTCgcgccgcttgcgcttcctccacattaatgtagcTGGTCACCTTCTCCAGCATCTCATCGAAATTCTTTACGGGATTTCTGATGAGATCCCTAAAGAACTCTCCCTCTGTTAGCCCATGAGAGAAGGCACTCATGAGTATTTCTGATGTGGCTGAGGGGGCATCCTgggccacttgattgaagcgtTTGATGTAGCTTCTCAACGGTTCAGAGGGTCCTTGCTTGAGAACAAACAAGTAGTGGTCCATCTTTTGATACTTCCTGCTGCTGGCAAAGTGGCGTAGGAATGCTATCTTGAAATCGGAGAAGCAAGTGATGGACCCATGCGGCAGTCTATCGAACCATTTTTTGGCAGAGCCCGATAGGGTATTCAAGAATACCCGACATTTAATGACATCGCTATACTGATGTAGCAGAACCGCGTTCCTGAACTTGCGGAGGTGGTATTCAGGATCTTTGCTGCCAATAAACTCCCCGATAGCAGGGGGTCAGTACCCTTTGGGTAGCCTTTCCTCCAATATTTTGGAAGAGAAGGGCCTTTTCTCCTCCGGCTCTACACAACGTTCTTCTCCGAGGACAATAGTCTTTCCCGTCTTCGAGTCCTTGGGCAGAGAACTTTCTGCCACAGAAACTTACGGTTGCTCCTTGTAGTTGTAGCAACC contains:
- the LOC121994698 gene encoding uncharacterized protein LOC121994698, which translates into the protein MEDSGRINVTMTMGEYELFKEAKKRATFEKKQTTASRPGKLPEVSRNRLTPLIEVPRENNPWNFLLPFIESPARVITSRILVATTTRSNRKFLWQKVLCPRTRRRERLLSSEKNVVKDPEYHLRKFRNAVLLHQYSDVIKCRVFLNTLSGSAKKWFDRLPHGSITCFSDFKIAFLRHFASSRKYQKMDHYLFVLKQGPSEPLRSYIKRFNQVAQDAPSATSEILMSAFSHGLTEGEFFRDLIRNPVKNFDEMLEKVTSYINVEEAQAARRKTYKPPPVNKIERRVPQPPAQPLPRAREARPTFHPGQDVRSGLRVATVHARRPGPWGPRYCTYHRSHMHATSDCYQFARDSHRSAELSLPPPELAPQIREDLECNNKGVPGSQEKPERRKSGQHRHSRHRHNLRRTYRRSSGRARKSHERRLEIHAVGCSREQAAGPVISFGPQDLEGLELPHDDTLIIKVVIANSRVARVFIDTGSSVNVLFRFAFDEMQIDASELQPVATSLYGFTDNEVKPMGQIKLAISLGSEPLVRTKRRTFIVVDSPSSYNVILGRPTLHEFRVAVSTFHQKIKFPMGEWVREVRGEQQVSRRCYIDMVKVEARKAQRT